One segment of Paraburkholderia sp. PREW-6R DNA contains the following:
- a CDS encoding glucosidase: MPPLRAANLLATIEGSRLHSPECARWQRWGPYLSERQWGTVREDYSENGTAWDYFPHDHARSRAYRWGEDGIAGFSDDKLNWCVSLALWNRKDPILKERLFGVTNAQGNHGEDVKELYFYVDGTPTHSYMRMLYKYPHAAFPYDDLVNENGCRGGDMPEYEILDTGVFDDLCYFDVQVEYAKHAPDDIVMRVTIENRADKSASLDVLPQIWARNSWSWRENNDKPSLVAGTTPRGEKQVVGRQHGLEPIVVTAWSKDAPEMNWLFCENDTNVRRLFNMEGAGPFKDGFNDYLVHGDENAVRRDAGTKAGAHASLHFGPQGRAVVYMRWRPQSAPDDTPLDVDALFARRIAEADEFYGALQHEIADPDARLVQRQALAGMLWSKQYYEYDVHRWLEGDPLQPTPPAARKHGRNADWRHLCNADIVSMPDKWEYPWYASWDLAFHAAAFALIDPAFAKRQLLLLVKDRYQHPNGQLPAYEWALGDANPPVHAWAAWRVYEIDRALTGRADRDFLELVFHKLLLNFSWWVNRKDADGHNIFQGGFLGLDNIGIFDRSSPLPTGGHIDQADGTAWMAAYALDLMRIALELAYANHVFVDIGVKFFEHFLYIAEAVSCDDGCDTGLWDAQDEFFYDKLRLPNGTNVPMRVRSIVGLIPLFAVHVLEERLHGKLPGLRERLRWFLEHRPDLARLVSRWNEPGRRNALLLSLLRGHRMKALLRRALDESEFLSDYGVRALSRYHRDNPFVFNHNGDSFTVQYLPAESDTRVFGGNSNWRGPIWMPVNYLLIESLYEFHRYYGDDFRVEYPTGSGQKFSLCEIADELARRATRLFLKNKDGERPVMGAYPLLQADPRSRDLILFHEYFHGDNGRGVGASHQTGWTGLVALLLQPRVMAASGNVPVTGEPDEAPLPTSPREQAQTQGQRQSQPQDGTPAPASADSSEVSPQVAPEVTSALAGAPAK; this comes from the coding sequence ATGCCACCGCTGCGCGCTGCCAATCTGCTCGCCACCATTGAAGGCTCACGCCTGCACTCGCCCGAGTGCGCCCGCTGGCAACGCTGGGGACCTTACCTGAGCGAACGTCAGTGGGGCACGGTGCGGGAGGATTACAGCGAAAACGGCACGGCCTGGGACTACTTTCCGCACGATCATGCGCGCAGCCGTGCGTACCGTTGGGGCGAAGACGGCATTGCCGGGTTCAGCGACGACAAGCTGAACTGGTGCGTGTCGCTTGCGTTGTGGAATCGCAAGGATCCGATCCTGAAGGAGCGCCTGTTCGGCGTCACCAATGCGCAGGGCAATCATGGCGAAGACGTGAAGGAGCTGTACTTCTACGTCGATGGCACGCCCACGCATTCATACATGCGCATGCTGTACAAGTATCCGCACGCGGCCTTTCCCTATGACGACCTCGTCAACGAAAACGGCTGCCGCGGCGGCGACATGCCGGAGTACGAAATTCTCGACACCGGCGTGTTCGACGACCTCTGTTACTTCGACGTTCAGGTCGAGTATGCGAAGCACGCGCCAGACGACATCGTGATGCGGGTGACGATCGAAAATCGCGCGGACAAGTCCGCATCGCTCGACGTGCTGCCGCAGATCTGGGCTCGCAATTCGTGGTCGTGGCGAGAGAACAACGACAAGCCTTCGCTCGTCGCCGGCACGACCCCGCGCGGCGAGAAGCAGGTGGTCGGGCGTCAGCATGGACTCGAACCGATCGTCGTGACGGCGTGGTCGAAAGATGCGCCGGAGATGAACTGGCTGTTCTGCGAGAACGACACGAACGTGCGGCGTCTGTTCAACATGGAGGGTGCCGGTCCGTTCAAGGACGGCTTCAACGACTATCTGGTGCACGGCGATGAAAATGCGGTGCGGCGAGACGCCGGCACCAAGGCCGGCGCTCATGCGTCGCTCCACTTCGGCCCGCAGGGGCGCGCGGTGGTCTACATGCGTTGGCGCCCGCAGTCCGCGCCGGACGACACGCCGCTCGACGTTGACGCGCTGTTCGCGCGCCGCATTGCCGAGGCCGACGAATTCTACGGCGCGTTGCAACACGAAATCGCTGACCCGGACGCGCGCCTCGTGCAACGGCAGGCGCTCGCCGGCATGCTGTGGTCGAAGCAGTATTACGAATACGACGTGCATCGCTGGCTCGAAGGCGATCCATTGCAACCCACGCCGCCGGCGGCGCGCAAGCACGGCCGCAATGCGGACTGGCGCCATCTGTGCAATGCGGACATCGTGTCGATGCCCGACAAGTGGGAGTACCCGTGGTACGCGTCGTGGGATCTGGCGTTCCATGCCGCTGCTTTCGCGTTGATCGATCCGGCGTTCGCGAAGCGCCAGTTGCTCCTGCTGGTGAAGGACCGCTATCAGCATCCCAATGGCCAGTTGCCCGCTTACGAATGGGCGTTGGGCGACGCCAATCCGCCTGTGCACGCATGGGCCGCCTGGCGCGTCTACGAGATCGATCGCGCGTTGACCGGCAGGGCCGACCGCGACTTTCTCGAACTGGTGTTCCACAAGCTGCTGCTCAATTTTTCGTGGTGGGTGAACCGCAAGGACGCCGACGGTCACAATATTTTCCAGGGCGGGTTTCTCGGGCTGGATAACATCGGGATATTCGATCGTTCGTCACCGCTGCCCACCGGCGGCCATATCGATCAGGCGGACGGCACCGCGTGGATGGCGGCGTACGCGCTGGACCTGATGCGGATTGCGCTGGAACTGGCGTACGCGAATCATGTGTTCGTCGATATCGGCGTGAAGTTTTTTGAGCACTTCCTGTACATCGCGGAAGCAGTCAGTTGCGACGACGGTTGCGATACCGGTCTGTGGGATGCGCAAGACGAGTTCTTCTACGACAAGTTGCGCCTGCCCAATGGCACGAATGTTCCAATGCGCGTGCGCTCTATTGTCGGTCTGATTCCGTTGTTCGCGGTACATGTGCTCGAAGAACGCCTGCATGGCAAATTGCCGGGACTGCGTGAGCGGCTCAGATGGTTCCTCGAACATCGCCCCGATCTCGCGAGGCTGGTGTCGCGCTGGAACGAGCCTGGCAGGCGCAACGCGTTGCTGCTGTCGCTCCTGCGCGGACATCGGATGAAAGCGCTGTTGCGGCGCGCGCTCGACGAAAGCGAGTTCCTGTCGGACTACGGCGTGCGGGCGCTCTCCCGTTACCATCGCGACAACCCGTTCGTGTTCAACCACAACGGCGACAGCTTCACGGTCCAGTATTTGCCGGCCGAATCGGACACACGCGTGTTCGGCGGCAACTCCAACTGGCGCGGGCCCATCTGGATGCCGGTCAACTATCTGTTGATCGAGTCGTTGTACGAATTTCATCGCTATTACGGCGACGATTTCCGCGTCGAATATCCGACAGGCTCGGGTCAGAAGTTTTCGCTCTGCGAAATCGCCGACGAACTCGCGCGCCGCGCCACCCGGTTGTTCCTGAAGAACAAGGACGGCGAGCGGCCGGTGATGGGCGCGTATCCGCTGCTGCAGGCCGACCCGCGTTCACGCGATCTGATTCTCTTCCACGAGTATTTTCATGGCGACAATGGGCGCGGTGTGGGCGCGTCGCATCAAACCGGCTGGACCGGTCTCGTGGCACTGCTTTTGCAACCGCGTGTGATGGCCGCGTCAGGCAACGTGCCGGTGACAGGCGAGCCGGACGAGGCACCGCTTCCCACGTCGCCTCGGGAACAGGCGCAAACGCAAGGCCAGCGGCAAAGCCAGCCACAGGACGGGACGCCCGCGCCGGCCTCTGCCGATTCGTCGGAAGTTTCACCGCAAGTTGCGCCGGAAGTCACATCGGCGCTGGCAGGGGCGCCGGCAAAGTAG
- the zwf gene encoding glucose-6-phosphate dehydrogenase yields the protein MSTTPNTPASSHPTDTQSPSCKVGAGPHEAPASPAGKRPAPPCTLVIFGAGGDLTKRLLMPALYNLAVDGLLDGGMKIIGVNHGERETSAWRDDLHKSLEQFAADKASTFHAGKLDDKAWDWVAQRLEYMAGEFETDDVFTKLKQKLGEGSGGNVIFYLAVSSRFFKPIAERLGKAGLLKEEDSGAFRRIVIEKPFGTDLASARDLNEHILSYAKETQVYRIDHFLGKDTVQSILAVRFANALFEPIWRREYIDSVQITAAETIGVEGRGKFYEQTGAFRDMLPNHLFQLLGMVAMEPPNSFDAEAVRDKKAEVFDAIQPLTREDVVFGQYEKGPAGVGYREEPDVAPNSTTETYAAARVFVENWRWAGVPFYLRTGKRLAARRTEISVQLKPVPFRMFRDTPVDALTPNVLTLRIDPAHGTSFDFNVKTPGPVMQIGHVQSSFDYADFFAERANVGYETLLYDCMLGDETLFQRADSIETSWAAVEDVLHPKTGGPMAVHPYPAGSEGPAEADALLARDGHAWRPLKTEQHEKK from the coding sequence ATGTCGACTACACCGAACACTCCAGCTTCGAGCCACCCCACCGACACTCAATCGCCGAGCTGCAAGGTCGGCGCGGGACCGCATGAAGCGCCCGCGTCGCCGGCCGGCAAGCGGCCCGCGCCGCCCTGCACGCTGGTGATCTTCGGCGCGGGTGGCGATCTCACAAAGCGTCTGCTGATGCCTGCGCTTTACAACCTCGCCGTCGACGGACTGCTCGACGGCGGCATGAAGATCATCGGCGTGAATCACGGTGAGCGCGAGACGAGTGCATGGCGCGACGATCTGCACAAGTCGCTCGAACAGTTCGCCGCCGACAAGGCCAGCACCTTTCACGCGGGCAAACTCGACGACAAGGCGTGGGACTGGGTCGCGCAACGCCTCGAATACATGGCGGGCGAATTCGAAACCGATGACGTCTTCACGAAGCTCAAGCAGAAGCTCGGCGAAGGGTCGGGCGGCAACGTGATCTTCTACCTCGCGGTGAGTTCGCGATTCTTCAAACCGATTGCCGAGCGGCTCGGCAAGGCGGGTTTGCTGAAGGAAGAGGACAGCGGCGCATTCCGCCGCATCGTGATCGAGAAACCGTTCGGCACCGATCTCGCGTCGGCGCGTGATCTGAACGAACACATCCTGTCGTATGCGAAAGAGACGCAGGTTTATCGCATCGACCACTTTCTCGGCAAGGACACCGTGCAGAGCATACTCGCGGTGCGCTTTGCCAACGCGTTGTTCGAACCGATATGGCGGCGCGAATATATCGACAGCGTGCAGATCACCGCAGCTGAAACGATTGGCGTGGAAGGGCGCGGCAAGTTCTATGAGCAAACCGGCGCGTTTCGGGACATGCTGCCGAACCACCTGTTCCAGCTGCTCGGCATGGTCGCGATGGAGCCGCCCAATTCGTTCGACGCCGAAGCCGTGCGGGACAAGAAAGCCGAAGTCTTCGACGCGATCCAGCCGCTGACTCGTGAAGACGTGGTATTTGGTCAGTACGAGAAAGGTCCGGCGGGCGTCGGCTATCGCGAAGAACCGGACGTCGCGCCCAACAGCACAACGGAAACCTATGCGGCCGCGCGCGTGTTCGTCGAGAACTGGCGCTGGGCCGGCGTGCCGTTCTATCTGCGTACCGGCAAGCGCCTCGCCGCGCGGCGCACGGAAATCTCGGTGCAACTGAAGCCGGTGCCGTTCAGAATGTTCCGCGACACGCCGGTCGATGCGCTGACGCCCAACGTGCTTACGCTGCGCATCGACCCGGCGCATGGCACGAGCTTCGACTTCAATGTGAAGACGCCCGGACCGGTGATGCAGATCGGGCACGTGCAGTCGTCGTTCGACTATGCCGACTTCTTTGCGGAACGCGCCAACGTGGGCTATGAAACGCTGCTGTACGACTGCATGCTCGGTGACGAGACGTTGTTCCAGCGCGCCGACAGTATCGAAACGAGCTGGGCCGCGGTGGAAGACGTGCTGCATCCGAAAACCGGCGGCCCGATGGCCGTGCACCCTTACCCGGCCGGCAGCGAAGGGCCGGCCGAAGCGGACGCGCTTCTGGCGCGCGACGGCCATGCGTGGCGGCCGCTGAAAACGGAACAACACGAGAAGAAGTGA
- a CDS encoding ROK family protein — MATPSTKAKGKAKEASSTERILAIDVGGTGLKAAIIDADGKMQTERLRVATPHPCTPDQLVDELVKLVQPLVEKEPATLMSIGFPGVVRNNRILTAPHFGDEGWHDIPLADSLAQRLGGLPVRMINDAEMQGFAAIEGEGLEFVLTLGTGAGTAMFRDGELMPHLELAHHPVSKKGVAYDEYIGDAAREKAGNKRWNHRVQKVIGIIERLVNYDKLWIGGGNATRLKFELPANVATVSNDAGIEGGARLWHPRSVRETRQLPDATTRSGKFK; from the coding sequence ATGGCGACACCCAGCACCAAAGCGAAAGGAAAGGCGAAAGAGGCGAGCAGCACCGAACGCATTCTTGCGATCGACGTGGGCGGCACGGGTCTGAAAGCCGCGATCATCGACGCGGACGGCAAGATGCAAACCGAACGCCTGCGAGTCGCGACGCCGCACCCGTGCACGCCGGATCAGCTCGTCGACGAACTCGTGAAACTGGTGCAGCCGCTGGTCGAGAAAGAACCGGCCACGCTGATGTCGATTGGCTTTCCGGGCGTGGTGCGCAATAACCGTATTCTCACGGCGCCCCATTTCGGCGACGAAGGCTGGCACGACATTCCGCTTGCCGACTCGCTGGCGCAGCGGCTCGGCGGCCTGCCGGTCCGCATGATCAACGACGCCGAAATGCAGGGCTTCGCCGCCATCGAAGGGGAAGGCCTCGAATTCGTGCTGACGCTCGGCACGGGCGCGGGCACGGCCATGTTTCGCGACGGCGAACTGATGCCGCACCTCGAGCTCGCGCATCATCCGGTAAGCAAGAAAGGGGTGGCCTATGACGAGTACATTGGCGACGCCGCGCGCGAGAAGGCGGGCAACAAGCGCTGGAATCACCGTGTCCAGAAAGTGATCGGGATCATTGAACGACTCGTGAACTATGACAAATTATGGATCGGCGGCGGCAACGCGACGCGCCTGAAATTCGAGCTTCCGGCAAATGTCGCCACCGTGTCGAACGACGCCGGTATCGAAGGCGGCGCGCGGCTGTGGCACCCACGGTCCGTGCGGGAAACGCGTCAGTTGCCGGATGCCACCACGCGCTCAGGCAAATTCAAATGA
- a CDS encoding aldo/keto reductase encodes MQFRKFGSTGLTVSRLCLGTMTFGLQTEEDASHRILDTAADAGINFIDTANVYPLGGGENLAGRTEEIVGRWLKGKRERFIVATKAVGKVGPSSWDQGASRKHLLDAIDASLRRLGTDYVDLYQLHSDDASTPLDETLEALDVIVRSGKARYIGVSNFLAYRLARALGRADVLHTARFVSVQPRYNLLFRQIERELLPLAGEEHLAVMPYNPLAGGLLTGKHQHDAKPASGRFTDTVGKAGAMYTERYWHEREFQTIEQLKAIVAPTGESLTRISLAWVLANPLISSAIIGASRAEQLSDTLAAVDVVLDEQIRKQLDEATVQYRWGDAAR; translated from the coding sequence ATGCAGTTTCGCAAATTCGGCAGCACCGGCCTGACTGTTTCGCGCTTGTGCCTCGGTACGATGACCTTTGGCCTGCAAACCGAAGAAGACGCGTCCCATCGCATTCTCGACACCGCCGCGGACGCCGGCATCAATTTCATCGACACGGCCAACGTGTATCCGCTCGGCGGCGGCGAAAACCTCGCCGGGCGCACGGAGGAAATCGTCGGTCGCTGGCTGAAGGGCAAACGCGAGCGCTTCATCGTCGCGACAAAAGCGGTCGGCAAAGTGGGGCCGTCGTCGTGGGATCAGGGCGCGTCGCGCAAACATCTGCTCGATGCCATCGACGCATCGTTGCGCCGTCTCGGAACCGACTACGTCGACCTGTATCAGCTTCATTCCGACGACGCCAGCACGCCGCTCGATGAAACACTGGAAGCGCTGGACGTGATCGTTCGCTCGGGAAAGGCGCGCTATATCGGGGTATCGAATTTCCTCGCCTATCGGCTCGCACGCGCGCTCGGCCGTGCCGACGTTCTGCATACGGCGCGCTTCGTGTCGGTCCAGCCGCGCTACAACCTGCTGTTCCGCCAGATCGAGCGTGAGTTGCTGCCCCTCGCCGGAGAGGAGCACCTTGCCGTGATGCCGTACAACCCGCTCGCAGGCGGACTTCTAACCGGCAAGCACCAGCACGACGCCAAGCCCGCTTCCGGGCGCTTTACCGACACGGTCGGCAAGGCGGGTGCCATGTACACGGAACGCTACTGGCATGAGCGCGAATTTCAGACGATCGAGCAATTGAAAGCGATCGTGGCGCCCACCGGCGAATCATTGACGCGAATCTCGCTCGCGTGGGTGTTGGCCAATCCGTTGATCAGTTCGGCGATTATCGGCGCGAGCCGTGCCGAGCAGTTGAGCGACACCCTGGCGGCAGTGGATGTCGTGCTCGACGAGCAGATCAGGAAGCAACTCGACGAAGCGACCGTGCAGTATCGCTGGGGTGACGCGGCGCGCTAG
- a CDS encoding TonB-dependent siderophore receptor, translating into MLKHTPLATALALAFAVPFATPAVAQTAPQAASQPSADTAPASAKPATNADGTTLPAVGVTARAEQQDFQPERSTVGAKTPTALRDIPQTVTVINKAVLESQGATSFQDALRNAPGVTIGAAEGGQIGNNINLRGFTAQNDIYLDGFRDRNQYYRDTFDLEQIEVLYGPSSMLFGRGSTGGVINQVSKKANLKDSAEVTGMIGTDDRYRSTVDVNHKLTDTSAIRLNAFGQSLGSSRDEMKNKDYGIAPEVRFGIGTPTEVTISALIQHNYDMPDYGVQALNGRPAPVSKNTFYGLTTDRTIQDVQTFNAAIKHKFSDALTLTNQTQFSHSMTDARETAPQAVLTGPLATSTALTNGNYTSLSPSQLFIKLQSHDRVIQNHSLYNDTALEYKFDTGPIRHDVIAGFELGHDSYSNQAYTRNNLPVVTMVNPQYLSSPAGVTTTLGNYADSGSNEIGAYVNDTVSLGQHWKLVGGLRWDRFQAQIHNTVSLPRYATQTNFFTSVRAGVIYQPTDWQSYYVSYGTSFNPSLEALTVTNLTQNLAPESTKSYEVGGKWDLLGGNISVNSAFFREEKNNARTQVSPTEYELDGDVRVDGFQTNVTGHITDKWQVFGGYTYMNAIILKALDGTQGHVPANTPRNTITIWTTYALTPHWELGGGPIYMSPRYASNTNYVKVPGYTRWDVTAAYHAKKYDVRLNLLNLTNKQYYDGLIASDGGRSVPGIGRTLLATFDYRF; encoded by the coding sequence ATGCTCAAACATACACCGCTCGCGACAGCGCTCGCGCTAGCTTTTGCCGTTCCTTTCGCCACGCCTGCCGTCGCCCAGACGGCGCCGCAGGCTGCGTCGCAACCGTCGGCCGACACCGCGCCGGCAAGCGCGAAACCCGCCACGAATGCGGATGGCACGACGTTGCCGGCCGTCGGCGTGACCGCGCGGGCCGAACAGCAGGACTTTCAGCCGGAGCGTTCGACGGTCGGCGCCAAAACGCCGACCGCGTTGCGCGATATTCCGCAGACGGTGACGGTCATTAACAAGGCGGTGCTGGAATCGCAGGGCGCGACCTCGTTTCAGGACGCGTTGCGCAATGCGCCGGGTGTGACGATCGGTGCGGCCGAAGGCGGCCAGATCGGCAACAACATCAATCTGCGCGGCTTTACCGCGCAAAACGACATTTACCTCGACGGCTTCCGCGACCGGAATCAGTATTACCGCGATACCTTCGACCTCGAACAGATCGAAGTGCTATACGGCCCTTCTTCGATGCTGTTCGGCCGCGGATCGACAGGCGGCGTGATTAACCAGGTCAGCAAGAAAGCAAACCTGAAGGATTCCGCCGAAGTCACCGGCATGATCGGCACCGACGATCGCTATCGCAGCACCGTCGACGTGAACCACAAGCTCACCGATACCTCGGCGATCCGCCTGAACGCCTTCGGCCAAAGCCTTGGTTCGTCGCGCGACGAGATGAAGAACAAGGACTACGGTATCGCGCCCGAAGTGCGCTTTGGCATCGGCACGCCGACCGAGGTGACGATTTCCGCGCTGATCCAGCATAACTACGATATGCCGGACTACGGTGTGCAGGCGCTGAACGGTCGCCCGGCGCCGGTCTCGAAAAATACGTTCTATGGCCTGACCACCGACCGCACGATTCAGGACGTGCAGACGTTCAACGCCGCGATCAAGCACAAGTTCTCTGACGCGCTGACCCTGACCAACCAGACGCAGTTTTCCCACTCCATGACCGACGCGCGGGAAACTGCGCCGCAAGCCGTGCTGACCGGGCCTCTTGCGACCAGCACTGCGCTGACCAACGGCAACTACACGTCGCTCTCGCCGTCGCAACTGTTCATCAAGCTGCAAAGCCATGACCGTGTGATCCAGAACCACTCGCTGTACAACGACACCGCGCTCGAATACAAATTCGATACGGGGCCGATCAGGCACGACGTGATCGCGGGCTTCGAACTCGGCCACGACAGTTATTCGAATCAGGCGTACACGCGTAATAACCTGCCGGTCGTGACGATGGTGAATCCGCAGTATCTGTCGTCGCCCGCAGGTGTGACGACCACGCTCGGCAACTATGCGGATTCCGGTTCGAACGAAATCGGCGCTTACGTGAACGATACGGTGTCGCTTGGCCAGCACTGGAAACTGGTCGGCGGTCTGCGCTGGGACCGTTTTCAGGCGCAGATTCACAATACGGTCAGCCTGCCGCGCTACGCGACGCAAACCAACTTCTTCACGAGCGTGCGCGCCGGCGTGATTTATCAGCCGACAGACTGGCAGTCTTATTACGTGTCGTACGGCACGTCGTTCAACCCGTCGCTCGAAGCGTTGACAGTGACGAATCTGACGCAGAACCTCGCGCCGGAGTCCACGAAGTCATATGAAGTGGGCGGCAAATGGGACCTGCTCGGCGGCAACATTTCGGTCAACTCCGCATTCTTCCGCGAGGAAAAGAACAACGCGCGCACGCAGGTGTCGCCAACCGAATATGAGCTCGATGGCGACGTCCGCGTGGACGGTTTCCAGACCAACGTTACGGGGCACATTACCGACAAGTGGCAGGTGTTCGGCGGCTACACGTATATGAATGCGATCATCCTGAAGGCGCTCGATGGCACCCAGGGACACGTTCCAGCGAACACGCCGCGCAACACGATCACGATCTGGACGACTTATGCGCTTACGCCGCACTGGGAATTGGGCGGCGGTCCGATTTACATGTCGCCGCGCTACGCATCGAACACGAATTACGTGAAGGTGCCGGGCTATACGCGTTGGGACGTGACCGCCGCGTACCACGCGAAGAAGTACGACGTGCGCCTGAACCTGCTGAATCTGACCAACAAGCAGTACTACGACGGGCTGATCGCGTCGGACGGCGGCCGCTCCGTGCCGGGCATTGGACGCACGCTGCTGGCTACGTTCGACTATCGCTTCTGA
- a CDS encoding Fe2+-dependent dioxygenase, which translates to MLLHIPNVLNAEQVRAIRERLDRAGEAWVDGRATAGYQGAPVKRNQQIAEHTPVARELGDEILAAIERNPLFISAVLPNQVYPPLFNRYEGGMTFGSHVDGAVRVLPNGVKLRTDVSVTLFLSEPADYDGGELVIEDTYGVQQVKLPAGDMIVYPATSLHQVTPVTRGARVASFFWVQSLVRNDTQRALLFDMDTAIQRLNATHADDTARRSLVGCYHNLLRTWSEP; encoded by the coding sequence ATGTTGCTGCACATTCCGAATGTTTTGAACGCCGAACAGGTCCGCGCGATCCGCGAACGTCTGGACCGCGCAGGCGAGGCCTGGGTCGACGGCCGCGCGACCGCCGGCTATCAGGGCGCACCCGTGAAACGCAACCAGCAGATCGCGGAGCACACGCCGGTCGCACGCGAACTCGGTGACGAGATTCTTGCCGCGATCGAACGCAACCCGCTGTTCATCAGCGCAGTGCTGCCGAATCAGGTGTACCCGCCGCTCTTTAACCGCTACGAAGGCGGCATGACGTTCGGCAGTCATGTGGACGGCGCGGTGCGCGTGTTGCCCAATGGCGTGAAGTTGCGCACCGACGTGTCGGTCACGCTGTTTCTTTCCGAACCTGCCGACTACGACGGCGGTGAGCTCGTGATCGAAGACACCTACGGCGTGCAGCAGGTCAAGCTGCCGGCGGGCGACATGATTGTCTATCCGGCGACGAGCCTGCACCAGGTGACCCCGGTCACGCGCGGCGCGCGCGTCGCCAGTTTTTTCTGGGTGCAAAGCCTCGTGCGCAACGACACCCAGCGCGCGCTGCTGTTCGACATGGACACCGCCATTCAAAGGCTGAACGCCACCCACGCCGACGACAC